The Sinomicrobium kalidii genome contains a region encoding:
- a CDS encoding helix-turn-helix domain-containing protein, with protein sequence MNDIILTSIDADILIHRVAERTVKLLSEKKSEKEPHPTTTEDPLNDLIEKKEIRGKIASSSTLWKWEKEGKIRSYGIGGKRYYKRSELMEALTLLKK encoded by the coding sequence ATGAATGACATTATATTAACTTCTATTGATGCGGATATTCTAATTCACCGTGTAGCCGAACGGACTGTAAAGCTATTGTCCGAAAAGAAATCGGAAAAAGAACCTCATCCCACTACCACTGAAGACCCGCTAAACGATCTCATTGAAAAGAAAGAGATAAGAGGTAAAATAGCCTCATCCTCTACTTTATGGAAATGGGAAAAAGAGGGGAAAATCAGATCTTACGGTATTGGTGGCAAACGCTATTATAAGCGTAGTGAACTTATGGAAGCCTTAACCCTTCTAAAAAAATAA
- a CDS encoding DUF6371 domain-containing protein, which produces MQDLKFDKNRRKIKYCPCNKGNKDGKFVPYIGYHDKGYCHSCNRTFLPDNGTIVEPYTPQPQPTTYHDIKLVNDSMSHYDKNSFVLFLNTIFTADEVATVIKKYRIGSSNHYPGATVFWQIDNHNRVHHGKIFQYDPGMCKKQKINSVRSVLKLQDFNLKQCLFGLHLVNDNVKSVMVVESEKTAILMSIFKPDCVWLATGGLSELKAQKLAPVKRLSIIACPDKGKFEMWQKKAQELNKQGYRVMVNDWLEKQGYPTETDFADILISELSKPAVEPQPKPEPVEHLQIKEPIKNIENDRIAEIRSEIARYERAVRTVEKTFNKAAKRCKVEWYAPKWYKPSGAVPKIKDLLYYTS; this is translated from the coding sequence ATGCAGGATTTAAAATTTGATAAAAACAGACGAAAGATAAAATATTGTCCTTGCAACAAAGGCAACAAGGACGGCAAATTTGTGCCTTACATTGGTTACCATGATAAAGGGTATTGCCATAGTTGTAACCGTACTTTTTTGCCTGATAATGGAACGATTGTAGAGCCATACACACCACAGCCACAACCGACCACTTACCATGATATAAAGCTGGTTAATGATAGCATGAGCCATTACGATAAAAATAGCTTTGTCCTATTCCTGAACACGATATTCACGGCTGATGAGGTTGCGACTGTTATTAAAAAATATCGTATCGGATCATCAAACCACTATCCGGGAGCAACTGTATTTTGGCAAATAGATAATCACAATAGAGTGCATCATGGGAAAATATTCCAATACGACCCCGGTATGTGCAAAAAACAGAAAATTAACAGCGTTAGGAGTGTGCTAAAGTTGCAGGACTTCAATTTGAAACAATGTTTGTTCGGGCTTCATTTGGTAAATGATAATGTAAAATCGGTTATGGTTGTCGAGAGTGAAAAAACGGCAATCCTTATGAGTATATTTAAACCTGATTGCGTTTGGCTTGCAACGGGCGGACTTAGTGAATTGAAAGCCCAAAAATTAGCCCCTGTAAAGCGTTTAAGCATCATTGCTTGTCCTGATAAGGGAAAGTTTGAGATGTGGCAAAAAAAAGCACAGGAATTAAACAAACAGGGCTATAGGGTTATGGTAAATGACTGGCTGGAAAAACAGGGCTATCCGACCGAAACAGATTTTGCGGATATTTTGATTTCGGAGCTATCGAAACCTGCCGTAGAACCTCAACCCAAACCGGAACCAGTCGAACATCTACAAATTAAAGAACCCATAAAAAATATTGAAAATGACAGAATTGCAGAAATTAGAAGTGAAATTGCAAGGTATGAAAGAGCAGTACGAACTGTGGAAAAGACGTTTAACAAGGCTGCAAAGAGGTGTAAGGTTGAATGGTACGCCCCTAAATGGTACAAGCCAAGTGGAGCAGTCCCTAAAATAAAGGACTTGTTATACTATACAAGTTAA
- a CDS encoding helix-turn-helix domain-containing protein: MNNIRDEAYLKAFGKNLRLIRKRQGFSMEKLALDAGIEYSQIFDIEHGKINTTISTVRVIAKALKIPEKDLFDFNA; this comes from the coding sequence GTGAATAATATACGTGATGAGGCATATCTAAAGGCATTCGGAAAAAATCTGAGGCTTATCCGGAAAAGGCAAGGTTTTTCTATGGAAAAACTGGCTCTTGATGCAGGTATAGAATATTCGCAAATCTTCGATATTGAACATGGAAAAATTAATACCACTATTTCCACTGTCCGAGTAATTGCCAAAGCATTAAAAATTCCCGAAAAGGATTTATTTGATTTTAATGCGTAA
- a CDS encoding RNA dependent RNA polymerase, whose product MRNNIHNGVKKSFGKGRTKDRQIQAQMKKVFAALYRQPKTMLMVADETGILRANICRYVARWRKSKCIDVVKVSKCEITRHPANYYTTNPQLFPKCNQSNLFGDGRN is encoded by the coding sequence ATGAGAAACAATATTCACAATGGCGTTAAAAAGTCTTTTGGGAAAGGACGAACTAAAGATAGGCAAATTCAGGCACAAATGAAAAAGGTGTTTGCAGCCCTTTACAGACAGCCAAAGACAATGTTAATGGTTGCGGACGAAACAGGTATTTTAAGGGCTAATATTTGCCGTTATGTTGCAAGATGGCGTAAAAGTAAGTGTATCGATGTGGTAAAGGTTAGCAAATGCGAAATAACAAGGCATCCGGCTAACTACTATACGACAAATCCACAATTATTCCCGAAGTGCAATCAATCAAATTTATTCGGGGATGGAAGGAATTAA
- a CDS encoding site-specific integrase: MPTLTFDYRSVKGKAYLQARLLYHIEDNDKRYSIYAPTKIHVSKSFWSEYRTGKQFRDVEKSNLKKDIDGQTQDLRFHVLNEFDNTPSDTIDKEWFTKTVCEYYNPPQPKATEIIPHSLLGYWDFYINLRKHELTTASLKKWNVIKHKLGRFQKAEGRIFEIKDVNENFTKLFVEYCKSENYSQNTISKEIRFIKTVCRHARMKGVEVSPEIDALKVKNEKVTKIYLSFDELKKLRELDDLPDYLDNARDWLIISCYTGQRVSDFMRFTPDMIREVKSAVLLDVTQVKTGKTVSIPVLPEVTEILDKRDGDFPRPISDQRYNEYIKEVCKRAKINKKIKGRLATNLNKDNKGETKMRNVIGEYPKWKLVTSHIGRRSFATNYYGKISTSYLKNITGHGTEQMLLAYIGKSSKDTALEAYELLLNAKQ, encoded by the coding sequence ATGCCAACACTCACATTTGATTATCGTTCGGTAAAGGGCAAAGCCTATTTACAAGCCCGATTATTATACCACATAGAAGATAATGACAAACGTTATTCTATTTATGCCCCGACTAAAATTCACGTCTCTAAGTCCTTTTGGAGTGAGTACCGCACAGGCAAACAGTTCCGGGATGTAGAAAAATCCAACTTGAAAAAAGACATTGACGGCCAAACCCAAGATTTACGCTTCCATGTACTTAATGAATTTGACAACACCCCTTCCGATACCATAGACAAGGAGTGGTTTACCAAAACAGTATGCGAATACTATAACCCACCTCAACCCAAAGCAACTGAAATAATACCGCACAGCCTATTAGGGTATTGGGATTTCTATATTAATTTAAGGAAACACGAATTAACTACCGCGTCATTAAAGAAATGGAACGTTATAAAACACAAATTAGGGCGATTTCAGAAAGCAGAAGGAAGGATATTTGAAATCAAGGATGTAAACGAGAATTTTACTAAGCTCTTTGTCGAATATTGCAAATCCGAAAATTATTCTCAAAACACCATATCTAAGGAAATAAGGTTTATCAAAACCGTATGCAGACATGCTCGAATGAAAGGCGTTGAGGTTAGTCCTGAAATAGATGCGCTTAAAGTAAAAAACGAAAAAGTAACCAAAATTTACCTGTCGTTTGATGAACTGAAAAAGTTACGAGAACTTGATGACTTGCCGGATTATTTGGACAATGCCCGCGACTGGCTTATAATTAGTTGCTACACCGGGCAGCGGGTTAGTGATTTTATGCGTTTTACTCCCGATATGATACGGGAAGTGAAGAGCGCTGTTTTATTGGACGTAACCCAAGTTAAAACAGGAAAAACAGTATCCATTCCCGTACTGCCCGAGGTAACGGAAATATTAGATAAACGGGATGGTGATTTTCCCCGCCCCATAAGTGACCAGCGTTATAACGAATACATTAAAGAGGTTTGTAAACGGGCAAAAATCAATAAAAAGATAAAAGGGCGGTTAGCAACCAACCTCAACAAGGACAATAAGGGCGAAACTAAGATGCGTAACGTCATTGGGGAATATCCTAAATGGAAACTTGTTACCTCTCATATCGGCAGGCGTTCATTTGCCACCAATTATTACGGCAAAATTTCTACCTCTTATTTAAAGAACATAACCGGGCATGGCACGGAACAGATGTTATTGGCCTATATTGGAAAAAGTAGCAAGGATACTGCCTTAGAAGCCTATGAACTATTATTAAATGCTAAACAATAA
- a CDS encoding DUF4468 domain-containing protein, with the protein MKKQLLILFIIANVFGACSVKYIPVTMEPVEKTFEIDGSKEDLYVKANNWMAETFVSSKSVIQFADKEAGIVTGRYLFKDFGGVNLYSGYKDFGEIYAIIKIQVKDNASKITIDAEDFTEVQSSLNESYRFTKEKAIQKINDLITSYESYLRNTDSSF; encoded by the coding sequence ATGAAAAAACAATTACTTATTCTCTTTATTATTGCCAATGTTTTCGGGGCATGTAGCGTAAAGTATATTCCTGTAACTATGGAACCTGTTGAAAAAACTTTTGAAATAGATGGGAGCAAGGAAGATTTATACGTTAAGGCAAATAATTGGATGGCAGAGACCTTTGTAAGTTCAAAATCGGTTATCCAATTTGCGGACAAGGAAGCAGGCATTGTAACAGGACGTTACCTTTTTAAGGATTTTGGAGGGGTAAATCTTTATTCGGGTTATAAAGATTTTGGAGAAATATACGCTATTATTAAAATTCAAGTCAAAGACAACGCTTCTAAAATAACGATAGATGCCGAAGATTTTACAGAAGTTCAAAGTTCCCTCAATGAAAGTTATAGGTTTACAAAAGAAAAAGCCATACAAAAAATAAATGACCTTATAACTTCCTATGAAAGTTATTTAAGGAATACTGATAGTTCTTTCTAA
- a CDS encoding AAA family ATPase, with protein sequence MEGIKNTSVLADLSREIDQAATKPSKELLSELQTLRIDPKEELQPPQVAIEMDGQILGTLGNFSLVIGKAKSRKSFFISIAISAAISKDVISDKFKGCLPPGHSKVLYFDTEQGKYHAQLALKRICKQVGINAPDNLEVYRLRSKKPGERLELIEAAIENTPSIGLIVIDGIKDLVTSINDEEQATMIASNLLKWTEQKNIHIITVLHQNKSDNNARGHIGTELINKAETVLSVTKAESDPDISIVEPQMCRGKEPNLFAFEIIDGLPVPAENYEIRTETKKNKFDVSDLEDSKVYELLNEVYSKGGSFGYSELVRQLKLAYKNQFGKKIGDNRIKDLITLCKNNKWVIQEKPKAPYKKGDCTEPEF encoded by the coding sequence ATGGAAGGAATTAAGAACACCTCTGTTTTAGCTGATTTAAGCCGTGAGATTGACCAAGCGGCAACCAAGCCCAGTAAAGAACTATTAAGCGAATTGCAAACTCTTAGAATTGATCCTAAAGAAGAATTGCAGCCCCCGCAGGTGGCTATCGAAATGGATGGGCAAATTTTGGGAACGTTGGGCAACTTTAGTTTGGTAATCGGAAAAGCCAAAAGTCGAAAATCGTTTTTCATATCGATTGCCATTTCAGCAGCGATAAGTAAGGATGTTATTTCGGATAAATTCAAAGGATGTTTACCACCCGGGCATAGCAAAGTTTTGTATTTCGATACCGAGCAAGGTAAATACCACGCACAACTGGCTTTAAAACGCATTTGCAAGCAAGTTGGGATAAACGCGCCTGATAATTTAGAAGTGTATAGGTTGCGTTCTAAAAAGCCAGGTGAACGGCTTGAATTAATAGAAGCAGCAATCGAAAACACGCCCTCCATTGGTTTGATAGTTATTGACGGTATCAAAGACCTTGTTACTTCAATCAATGATGAGGAACAAGCCACTATGATAGCAAGTAATCTACTAAAGTGGACGGAGCAAAAAAACATCCATATTATTACCGTGCTTCACCAAAATAAATCGGACAACAACGCCCGGGGGCATATCGGTACGGAACTTATAAACAAAGCTGAAACCGTCCTATCCGTTACCAAAGCCGAGAGCGACCCGGATATATCAATAGTAGAGCCGCAAATGTGCCGGGGCAAAGAGCCTAATCTGTTCGCATTTGAAATTATAGACGGTCTGCCCGTACCGGCTGAAAATTACGAGATAAGGACGGAAACAAAGAAAAACAAATTTGATGTTTCGGATTTGGAAGATTCTAAGGTTTACGAACTATTAAACGAGGTTTACAGCAAGGGGGGAAGTTTCGGTTATTCTGAATTGGTGCGGCAACTAAAATTAGCTTATAAAAACCAATTCGGGAAAAAGATAGGTGACAATCGAATAAAGGACTTGATAACCTTATGTAAAAATAATAAGTGGGTAATTCAAGAAAAACCTAAAGCACCCTATAAAAAGGGAGATTGTACTGAACCGGAGTTTTAG